The stretch of DNA TTCAAGCCGCCTTATTTTATTATTTTCTTTCCCATGCTTCGTGTAAAGAAGAAAGTTCACGTTCTAACTTTCCTAAAATATCCTTACCTTCTTTTTCTGTTAACAACCCTAGTCGAACTGCGAAATCAATTTCTCGTGAAAGTCCAAACATTTGAGTATCTAACACTTCCTCATATAATGGACATTGAGGCATTGTAAGATTGTCCATTTGCACTTGTATTAATTTTAAAATTTTATCGGAATCTGCTTTTAAAAGAGATACCGCTTTTTCACGATGATCGACGATAATTTCTGATGCCAATATCGATCCCTCCGTTATCACAAATAACTATCTTTTATAAATCTTATCGCTTTTCTAGGAAAATTGCAACACAAACCATCAAAACTGTCCCACAATATATTATATTTTATGCAATATAAAAGAAGAAAAGAATATTAAAACATACTTAATTCATATTTTTCCGCTAAATATTCAAGTAAAGTTAAACCAGTATGGCTATTCCCAATCTCATTAAGGGCTGGTCCAAAAATTCCAATTCCAAACCTACCTGGAACAGATCCCATAATACCACCAGAAACACCACTTTTAGCTGGAATACCAATTTTAATGGCGAATTCACCTGAAGCATTATACATTCCACAAGTTACCATAAACGTCTTACAAATTCGTGCTACACTTTTTGGGATAAGCTGTTCGTTAGTTTCTGGATCTTTCCCGTCGAAAGCAAAAATATACCCGATTCTTGCTAACGTTAAACAGTTCATCTCGATTGCACATTGTTTTGTATATACTTCCATAATTTCTTCTACATCTCCTATGATAACTCCACTATTTTTCATAAAAAAACAAAGAGACCGGTTTAAATGAGATGTATTGAATTCAGAGATGGCAACTTCCCTATTAAATCCAATTGATTCATCTCCAGCTAACTTTCGTACAAATTGTAGTAAATTAGTAAATTTTTCATTTGCATCTTTTCCTTTTATTAAGGAAGTAATCGCCAATGCTCCAGCATTTATCATTGGGTTCAATGGTTTTGCTTGAGATTCTGTTTCTAACTTAATGATCGAATTAAAAGGGTCTCCTGTCGGTTCCATTCCTACTTTATGAAATACATGCTCTTCTCCTAAATCTATTAACGCATAGGCAAGCGAGATGATTTTTGAAATACTTTGAAGGGTAAATTTCTTCTCAATATCCCCAGCTGAAATACAATCATTATTCGGAAAAAGAATGGCACAAGATAAATCTTCTGGATTTTCCAACTGTAAGGCTGGTATGTAACTAGCCACTTTCCCTTCATTTGCTTTCCTTTTTGCTTTATCTACTAACTTTTGCAACTCAACACCACTTCTACAAGGCACTTTTTTCTTTCTCCCTTCCAACATTTCGTGTACTATAATATTAGAGTAACCTTTTTTCCTTTTTTACATCATTATGTGATTTTACTATTATGGAGGGTATGTATGGAGAATATTATTGCAATAGAGGGGAAAGTAAAGTTTCCAATTACGTTAGATCCTGGTGTTTGGATATTTGACGATCGTAGGATTGATTTAAATACATATTTTAATAAAAATGAAGCTGGTGATGCTAATGATTTAGAAGCATATACAAAGAATATTTCTAAACATTGGGATCGCGAAATAATGGAAGGTGCTATTTATCCACCAACATTAAAGTCTGAGAAGAAATTTGAAAAAGAAAAGGTACTTACCGGTTCATTCGGTATAAAATTAAGTCCCTTTTTAAAAAATGCGGAACCACTAGAAACTGCAGAGGAAGTCGTTTTCGTTACAGAGGATAAAGAAGTGGTGATGAGTTTTAAAGATGCCCACGAAGCTATTTTTGCTTTCTCCAAAAATGGAAAGCCCTTACAAGCTGATGGGCCTGTCCACTTATACTATGGCGACGGTTCTAACAAAGAAGAACCAATCGTATCTGTAAAAAAGGTAATTTTACGATAAAAACTCGGTTCTAGGGGCTGCTCTTTTTAAGCAGCCCCTCTTATTATGAAATAATTTACAAAATATCTGCTGCTAACTTGGCTAATAGAGATCTTTCACCTTTTACAAATTTAATATGCCCTGAAAGTTGTTGTTGTTTGAATTTCTCCACAACATATGTTAGTCCATTATTATATTCATCTAAATAAGGATGATCAATTTGCTCTGGATCTCCCATTAACACAATCTTACTTCGTTCACCTACTCGAGTTAGTATCGTTTTCACTTCATGTTTCGTTAAGTTTTGCGCTTCATCAATAATGATAAATTGCTCTGGGATACTTCTACCTCTAATGTAAGTAA from Sutcliffiella cohnii encodes:
- a CDS encoding YlaN family protein translates to MASEIIVDHREKAVSLLKADSDKILKLIQVQMDNLTMPQCPLYEEVLDTQMFGLSREIDFAVRLGLLTEKEGKDILGKLERELSSLHEAWERK
- the glsA gene encoding glutaminase A → MPCRSGVELQKLVDKAKRKANEGKVASYIPALQLENPEDLSCAILFPNNDCISAGDIEKKFTLQSISKIISLAYALIDLGEEHVFHKVGMEPTGDPFNSIIKLETESQAKPLNPMINAGALAITSLIKGKDANEKFTNLLQFVRKLAGDESIGFNREVAISEFNTSHLNRSLCFFMKNSGVIIGDVEEIMEVYTKQCAIEMNCLTLARIGYIFAFDGKDPETNEQLIPKSVARICKTFMVTCGMYNASGEFAIKIGIPAKSGVSGGIMGSVPGRFGIGIFGPALNEIGNSHTGLTLLEYLAEKYELSMF